Proteins from one Verrucomicrobiota bacterium genomic window:
- a CDS encoding metal-dependent hydrolase: MRYIEPHGHMVSRTTDDYRDMVTAGCAAVCEPAFWAGYDRSSVDGFHDYFCQLTDYEPKRAAKFGLPHFCWLCINPKESEDTKLAEEVVSIIPKFLDRPNVLGIGEIGLNKNSKNELKVLEWHIDLAARTNQLILVHTPHLEDKLKGTRLIIDALKADRRIEPARCIIDHVEEHTVKLVLDAGFWAGMTLYPESKCSPARAIDILECYGRERLWMNSACDWGVSIPLNVPYTALEMRKRGWTAADVDAVVYGNPIRFMSQCPKFTLAGAPAKPQSVQFSECNRSA; encoded by the coding sequence ATGCGCTACATCGAACCCCACGGCCACATGGTCAGCCGCACGACGGATGATTACCGCGACATGGTCACCGCCGGGTGCGCCGCCGTGTGCGAGCCGGCGTTCTGGGCGGGCTACGACCGCAGCAGCGTGGACGGCTTCCACGACTACTTCTGCCAGCTCACCGACTACGAGCCGAAGCGCGCCGCCAAGTTCGGCCTGCCGCATTTCTGCTGGCTGTGCATCAACCCCAAGGAATCCGAGGACACCAAACTCGCCGAGGAAGTCGTCTCCATCATCCCCAAGTTCCTCGACCGGCCCAACGTGCTCGGCATCGGCGAAATCGGATTGAACAAGAATTCGAAGAACGAACTCAAGGTGCTCGAATGGCACATTGACCTCGCCGCGCGCACGAACCAGTTGATCCTCGTCCACACGCCGCACCTCGAGGACAAGCTCAAGGGCACGCGGCTGATCATTGACGCCCTGAAGGCCGACCGGCGCATCGAGCCCGCGCGTTGCATCATTGACCACGTCGAGGAACACACGGTGAAACTCGTGCTCGACGCGGGCTTCTGGGCGGGCATGACGCTGTATCCCGAGAGCAAATGCTCGCCGGCGCGCGCGATTGACATCCTCGAATGTTACGGGCGCGAGCGCCTCTGGATGAACAGCGCCTGCGACTGGGGCGTGAGCATCCCGCTCAACGTGCCCTACACCGCGCTGGAAATGCGCAAGCGCGGCTGGACGGCGGCGGACGTGGACGCCGTGGTTTACGGCAACCCCATCCGCTTCATGAGCCAGTGTCCGAAGTTCACGCTGGCGGGCGCTCCAGCGAAACCGCAATCCGTTCAATTCTCTGAATGCAATCGATCCGCGTGA
- a CDS encoding type II toxin-antitoxin system VapC family toxin, whose translation MYCDPSALIPLYLHQPRSRELVAWRARLGGSLPITHHGRAEVVNAISLARFRAEIAADKATEAWALLDHDIAEGHLHLVSLAWRAALNEAVALSQAHSPRFGTRAADVLHVACAVELKLKHFLTFDDRQRKLAAAAGLKLVRI comes from the coding sequence ATGTATTGCGACCCGAGCGCGCTGATTCCTCTTTATCTGCACCAGCCGCGCTCGCGCGAACTAGTCGCATGGCGGGCAAGGCTGGGCGGCTCGCTGCCGATCACCCACCACGGACGGGCTGAGGTAGTCAATGCCATCAGTTTGGCCAGGTTTCGCGCCGAGATTGCAGCGGACAAAGCCACCGAAGCTTGGGCCTTGCTGGATCACGACATAGCCGAGGGCCACCTGCACCTGGTCTCACTGGCTTGGCGCGCGGCGTTGAATGAGGCGGTCGCATTGAGCCAGGCCCACTCGCCGCGATTCGGCACTCGCGCGGCAGACGTGCTGCACGTGGCCTGCGCAGTGGAACTCAAGCTGAAGCACTTCCTGACCTTCGACGACCGGCAGCGGAAGCTGGCGGCGGCGGCAGGACTCAAACTTGTGAGGATTTGA
- a CDS encoding DUF1501 domain-containing protein: MLTILGPKHTGFCDGVSRRNFLKIGTLGLGGLALPELFRAEAQAGTRLGHKAVIMIFLPGGPSHQDMFDLKPDAPSEFRGAFNPIATNVDGIQICEHLPRMAKLMDKCTIIRSMVGAADDHSSFQCYTGRLRRNQPPGGWPALGSVLSKVEGAARRDMVPFVGLAPKMGHTPWSENGQPGFLGPGHSPFQPNKGGGMEDMVLNGLTLDRLGDRKTLLASFDKFRRDVDASGLMEGLDTFNEQAFGVLTSSRLMEALDISKEDPKVRDSYGKGDPKNRDDGGPKLMEHFLAARRLVEAGARCVTLAFSRWDHHGDNFGALRQDLPLLDQGLSALLTDIYQRGLDKDVSVVVWGEFGRTPKINGSAGRDHWPNVSFALLSAGGMKHGQVIGATDRIAGEAVDRPVKFGEVFATLYRNLGIDVHKTYVNDLSGRPQHLVEPDCDPMREMLG; encoded by the coding sequence ATGCTAACGATACTCGGCCCCAAGCACACCGGCTTCTGTGACGGCGTCTCGCGCCGCAACTTCCTGAAGATCGGCACGCTTGGACTCGGCGGTCTCGCGCTGCCGGAGTTGTTCCGCGCCGAGGCGCAGGCCGGCACGCGACTCGGCCACAAGGCCGTCATCATGATCTTCCTGCCGGGCGGACCCTCGCATCAGGACATGTTCGACCTGAAGCCCGATGCGCCGAGCGAGTTCCGCGGTGCGTTCAATCCCATCGCGACGAACGTGGACGGCATTCAGATTTGCGAGCACCTGCCGCGCATGGCGAAGCTGATGGACAAGTGCACGATCATCCGCTCGATGGTCGGCGCGGCCGATGACCACTCGTCGTTCCAATGCTACACGGGACGGCTTCGTCGCAACCAGCCGCCCGGCGGCTGGCCCGCGCTCGGCTCGGTGCTCTCGAAGGTCGAAGGTGCGGCGCGGCGCGACATGGTCCCGTTCGTCGGCCTTGCGCCGAAGATGGGCCACACGCCATGGTCGGAGAATGGCCAGCCCGGTTTTCTTGGCCCCGGCCACTCGCCGTTCCAGCCGAACAAAGGCGGCGGCATGGAGGACATGGTGCTCAACGGCCTCACGCTCGACCGGCTCGGTGACCGCAAGACGTTGCTCGCGAGCTTCGACAAGTTTCGCCGCGACGTGGACGCGAGCGGGTTGATGGAAGGTCTCGACACGTTCAACGAGCAGGCGTTCGGAGTGCTCACGTCGAGCCGGCTGATGGAGGCGCTCGACATCTCGAAAGAAGACCCGAAAGTCCGCGACAGCTACGGCAAGGGCGACCCAAAGAACCGCGACGACGGCGGGCCGAAGCTGATGGAACATTTCCTCGCCGCGCGACGGCTCGTCGAGGCGGGCGCGCGCTGCGTGACGCTTGCCTTCAGCCGGTGGGACCACCACGGCGACAACTTCGGCGCGCTGCGCCAGGATTTGCCGCTGCTCGACCAAGGGCTGAGCGCGCTGCTCACGGACATCTATCAACGCGGTCTCGACAAGGACGTGTCCGTTGTCGTGTGGGGCGAGTTCGGCCGCACGCCGAAGATCAACGGCTCCGCCGGCCGCGACCACTGGCCGAATGTTTCCTTCGCGCTGCTCTCCGCGGGCGGCATGAAGCACGGGCAGGTCATCGGCGCGACGGACCGCATCGCCGGTGAAGCCGTGGACCGGCCGGTGAAGTTCGGCGAAGTCTTCGCCACGCTCTATCGCAATCTTGGCATTGATGTGCACAAGACTTACGTCAACGACCTGAGCGGCCGCCCGCAGCACCTCGTCGAGCCGGACTGCGACCCGATGCGGGAAATGTTGGGGTAG
- a CDS encoding DUF1501 domain-containing protein has product MLTIYGDKNRFCDGVSRRNFLRIGALGMGAFSLPSLMRLDALAGNGASNKSVIMIYLPGGASHLDMYDIKENAPSEIRGEFRAISSNVPGIRVCEHMPRLAAAMDKFVPIRALVGQVDQHSPFQTMTGRVEQKQPPGGWPSVGATLSRFLGAREGVPAFVALSGRTAPSGYAGAAHGSFEPSGPGKNDMVLNGVTLDRLEDRKALLTSFDKFRRDADASRMMEGFDGFNQRAFDVITSSRLVKALDLKNEDPRVVARYNSPTQGRRGLENFLIARRLVEAGARCVTLNFGGWDTHSQNFQTLRTQLPQLDQGVTTLVEELHERGLAKDVSVVVWGEFGRTPRVNGSAGRDHWSRVGSALLAGGGMKTGQVLGATDRGGGEAADRPVHLGEVLATLYHNCGLQPNVQTLPDFAGRPHYLVDKHAPIPELV; this is encoded by the coding sequence ATGCTGACAATTTACGGCGACAAGAATCGATTCTGCGACGGCGTGAGCCGCCGCAACTTCCTCCGCATCGGCGCGCTCGGCATGGGCGCGTTTTCGCTGCCATCGCTGATGCGACTCGACGCGCTCGCCGGCAACGGCGCGTCGAACAAGTCCGTCATCATGATTTACCTGCCGGGCGGCGCGTCGCACCTCGACATGTATGACATCAAGGAGAACGCGCCCTCTGAAATCCGCGGCGAGTTCCGCGCCATCTCCTCGAACGTCCCCGGCATCCGCGTCTGCGAGCACATGCCACGACTCGCGGCGGCCATGGACAAGTTCGTGCCCATCCGCGCGCTCGTCGGGCAGGTGGACCAGCACAGCCCCTTCCAGACGATGACCGGCCGCGTGGAGCAGAAACAGCCGCCCGGCGGCTGGCCTTCGGTCGGCGCGACGCTCTCGCGATTCCTCGGCGCGCGCGAGGGCGTGCCCGCGTTCGTCGCGCTTTCCGGGAGGACGGCGCCGAGCGGTTACGCGGGCGCGGCGCACGGTTCCTTCGAGCCGAGCGGCCCCGGCAAGAACGACATGGTGCTCAACGGCGTCACGCTTGACCGCCTCGAGGACCGCAAGGCGCTGCTCACTTCCTTTGACAAGTTCCGCCGTGACGCCGACGCGAGCCGGATGATGGAGGGCTTCGATGGCTTCAATCAAAGGGCGTTCGACGTCATCACCTCGAGCCGGCTCGTGAAGGCGCTCGACCTCAAGAACGAAGATCCGAGGGTCGTCGCGCGCTACAACTCACCGACGCAGGGACGGCGCGGGCTGGAGAATTTCCTCATCGCGCGGCGCCTCGTCGAGGCCGGCGCACGCTGCGTGACTTTGAACTTCGGCGGCTGGGACACGCACAGCCAGAATTTCCAGACGCTACGCACGCAACTGCCGCAACTCGACCAAGGAGTCACCACGCTCGTCGAGGAATTGCACGAACGCGGACTCGCGAAGGACGTGAGCGTCGTCGTGTGGGGCGAATTCGGCCGCACGCCGCGCGTGAATGGCAGCGCGGGCCGCGACCACTGGTCACGCGTTGGCAGCGCGCTGCTCGCCGGCGGCGGCATGAAAACCGGTCAGGTGCTCGGCGCGACCGACCGCGGCGGCGGCGAGGCGGCGGACCGCCCGGTGCATCTCGGCGAAGTGCTCGCGACACTCTATCACAACTGCGGCCTCCAGCCCAACGTGCAGACGTTGCCCGATTTCGCCGGCCGGCCGCACTACCTCGTCGACAAGCATGCGCCGATTCCTGAATTGGTGTGA
- a CDS encoding DUF1549 domain-containing protein yields MRLKNHWLHSTAAFVAASTLACAAAAIGPSKETPKPAKDSTAARPSEKPASLVLHIADPDQPASIKLKGGDARQQLLATAKFAAGNVRDYTRTVTYSAAPANIVAVDKEGLVTPVADGRATVTARSKDGVTASIEVAVENAKSVNAINFANQIVPIFTKAGCNGGGCHGKASGQNGFKLSLLGFEPVEDYEHLVKEARGRRLFPPAPDQSLLLLKAAAVAPHGGGKRIDIGSYDYELIKRWIAQGMPYGDPKDPTVARIEVFPKERTMTKDSEQQIVVVATYTDGRTEDVTRGALYEANDKDIAATDSNGRVTMTGQTGDVAVMVRYQAKVATFVATVPLGEKVENLPVAKNFVDELVFKKLVKVGMPPSPVCDDATFLRRATLDIAGRTPTAAEVEKFLADKSADKRDKWIDQLLDSSDYADYFANKWAALLRNKRVQPTHTRGTYAFYNWIRDSLVVNKPYDQFVREILAASGDIGENPPVAWYRQVNNMTTQLEDTAQLFLGTRLQCAQCHHHPYEKWSQADYYSFGAFFSQVSRKPSGQPGEEIIFAKRAVPTTQNKKNNQTVKPAGLGAPPLDIIPDEDARHALADWMSARDNRFFAHSLANRYWKHFFNRGLVEPEDDMRETNPATNPELLDALAKSFIESGFDMKALVRTITRSTTYQLSAIPNDFNKADKHYYSRYYPKRLTAEVLFDAINVVTKSEPTWAGLPPGTRAVQLPDNSYNASSYFLTVFGRPDSSSSCECERSQDASLAQSLHLLNSKDIQSKLAADNGRAAALATDDKRTDDDKLRELYQWAYARNPESYEAELAKQHIEKVLKKEADAAKKPVAKRQAYEDIVWALVSSKEFLFNH; encoded by the coding sequence ATGCGACTGAAAAACCATTGGTTACACTCGACCGCGGCGTTTGTGGCGGCGTCCACACTCGCCTGCGCCGCCGCTGCGATTGGCCCCTCGAAGGAAACGCCCAAGCCCGCCAAGGACTCCACCGCGGCCAGGCCTTCCGAGAAACCCGCGTCGCTCGTGCTGCACATCGCCGACCCCGACCAACCCGCGTCCATCAAGCTCAAGGGCGGCGATGCGCGACAGCAGTTGCTCGCGACCGCAAAGTTCGCCGCCGGCAACGTCCGCGATTACACGCGGACCGTCACTTACTCCGCCGCGCCCGCGAACATCGTCGCCGTGGACAAGGAAGGTCTCGTGACGCCTGTCGCCGATGGCAGGGCCACCGTCACCGCACGATCGAAGGACGGCGTCACCGCCAGCATCGAGGTCGCAGTCGAGAACGCGAAGTCCGTCAACGCGATCAATTTCGCGAACCAGATCGTGCCCATCTTCACCAAGGCCGGATGCAACGGCGGCGGCTGCCACGGCAAGGCGAGCGGACAGAACGGCTTCAAGCTCTCACTGCTAGGCTTCGAGCCGGTGGAGGATTACGAGCACCTCGTGAAGGAGGCGCGCGGCCGCCGTCTCTTCCCGCCCGCGCCCGACCAGAGTCTGCTGCTGCTCAAGGCCGCCGCGGTCGCGCCGCACGGCGGCGGCAAGCGCATTGACATCGGCTCCTACGATTACGAACTCATCAAGCGCTGGATCGCCCAGGGCATGCCTTACGGCGACCCGAAAGACCCGACCGTCGCGCGCATCGAGGTCTTCCCGAAGGAGCGCACCATGACGAAGGACAGTGAGCAGCAAATCGTCGTCGTGGCCACATACACCGACGGCCGCACCGAGGACGTCACCCGCGGCGCGCTCTACGAGGCGAACGACAAGGACATCGCCGCCACCGACAGCAACGGCCGCGTGACGATGACCGGCCAGACCGGCGACGTCGCGGTGATGGTCCGCTATCAGGCGAAGGTGGCGACGTTTGTCGCCACGGTGCCGCTCGGCGAGAAGGTCGAAAACCTGCCCGTCGCGAAAAACTTCGTGGACGAGCTGGTCTTCAAGAAGCTCGTCAAAGTCGGCATGCCGCCGTCGCCCGTGTGCGACGACGCAACCTTCCTGCGACGCGCGACCCTCGACATTGCCGGCCGCACGCCGACGGCCGCCGAGGTGGAAAAGTTCCTCGCCGACAAGTCGGCCGACAAGCGCGACAAGTGGATTGACCAGCTCCTCGACAGCTCGGACTACGCGGACTACTTCGCGAACAAATGGGCCGCGCTGCTTCGCAACAAGCGCGTCCAGCCCACGCACACCCGCGGCACCTACGCCTTCTACAACTGGATTCGCGACAGCCTCGTGGTGAACAAGCCCTACGACCAGTTCGTGCGCGAAATCCTCGCGGCCTCCGGCGACATCGGCGAGAACCCGCCCGTGGCGTGGTATCGGCAGGTCAACAACATGACCACGCAGCTCGAGGACACCGCGCAGCTATTCCTCGGCACGCGGCTCCAGTGCGCGCAGTGCCACCACCACCCCTACGAGAAGTGGAGCCAGGCCGACTACTACAGCTTCGGCGCGTTCTTCTCGCAGGTCAGCCGCAAGCCCAGCGGCCAGCCCGGCGAGGAAATCATCTTCGCCAAGCGCGCCGTGCCCACGACGCAGAACAAGAAGAACAACCAGACCGTCAAGCCCGCCGGGCTCGGCGCGCCGCCGCTCGACATCATCCCCGACGAAGACGCCCGGCATGCGCTCGCCGACTGGATGAGCGCGCGCGACAACCGCTTCTTCGCCCACTCACTCGCGAACCGCTACTGGAAGCACTTCTTCAACCGCGGCCTGGTCGAGCCCGAGGACGACATGCGCGAGACCAACCCCGCGACGAACCCCGAGCTGCTCGACGCGCTCGCGAAAAGCTTCATCGAATCGGGCTTCGACATGAAGGCCCTCGTGCGCACGATCACCCGCTCGACGACTTACCAGCTCAGCGCCATCCCGAACGACTTCAACAAGGCCGACAAGCACTACTACTCGCGCTATTACCCGAAGCGCCTCACCGCCGAGGTGCTTTTCGACGCCATCAATGTCGTCACCAAGTCCGAGCCCACGTGGGCCGGCCTCCCGCCCGGCACCCGCGCCGTGCAGCTCCCCGACAACAGCTACAACGCCAGCTCCTACTTCCTCACGGTCTTCGGCCGCCCCGACTCGTCGAGCTCGTGCGAGTGCGAGCGTTCGCAGGACGCCTCGCTCGCGCAGAGCCTGCATCTGCTCAACTCAAAGGACATCCAGTCCAAGCTCGCCGCCGACAACGGCCGCGCCGCCGCGCTCGCCACCGACGACAAGCGCACCGACGACGACAAGCTTCGCGAACTCTACCAGTGGGCCTACGCGCGCAACCCCGAGTCCTACGAGGCCGAACTCGCCAAGCAGCACATCGAGAAAGTCCTCAAGAAGGAAGCCGACGCCGCGAAGAAGCCCGTCGCGAAGCGCCAGGCCTACGAGGACATCGTGTGGGCGCTCGTGAGCAGCAAGGAGTTCCTGTTCAACCATTGA
- a CDS encoding DUF1501 domain-containing protein: MTRLDQPNRVGCPEFRSLLRQNRRGFLKSGFLASAGFGLADLLRVESAARAAGKPTSRDKSVIILWMRGGPSQHETWDPKPDAPEDYRGSFGAMSTSVPGIQICDLLPMHAKIQHKYSIIRSLHHTDAGHSAGDQICFTGYLPNPGQPDINVYPSCGSIVSKQLGHLNPKMPPYVIIPRDMPGSGAAYLGQKHAAFATNADPAKDGPFSVPNFELSEGLSFDRLTDRRSLISGIDRIRREADASGQMVALDSFQQRAWDIVTGAAARDAFNLDAEPAKIRERYGFMPEYKAPTPDRCGVPAWSQRILLARRLVEYGVRLVTVDVRWWDTHVKGYETMRDGFLPRWDRAYTALIEDLESRGMLDSTMVIAWGEFGRTPKVNSTGGRDHWPNVFSAAIAGGGVKGGRVVGSSDARGGEPKDNPKHPADVLATMYRHLGVDTSVNYEDHQGRPHPVLPRGTPIDELTV; this comes from the coding sequence ATGACTCGCCTCGACCAGCCCAACCGTGTCGGCTGTCCCGAGTTCCGGAGCCTGCTCCGCCAGAACCGCCGCGGCTTCCTCAAGTCGGGTTTCCTCGCCAGCGCCGGCTTCGGTCTCGCGGACCTGCTCCGCGTCGAATCCGCCGCGCGCGCCGCGGGCAAGCCCACCTCGCGCGACAAGTCGGTCATCATCCTCTGGATGCGCGGCGGCCCCAGCCAGCACGAGACGTGGGACCCGAAGCCCGACGCGCCCGAGGATTATCGCGGCTCATTCGGCGCGATGAGCACGAGCGTGCCCGGCATCCAGATCTGCGACCTGCTGCCGATGCACGCGAAGATCCAGCACAAATACAGCATCATCCGCAGCCTGCACCACACCGACGCCGGCCACTCCGCGGGCGACCAGATTTGCTTCACGGGCTACCTGCCGAATCCGGGCCAGCCGGACATCAACGTCTATCCGAGCTGCGGCTCCATCGTCTCGAAGCAACTCGGCCACTTGAACCCGAAGATGCCGCCCTACGTCATCATCCCGCGCGATATGCCGGGGAGCGGCGCGGCGTATCTCGGGCAGAAGCACGCCGCGTTCGCCACGAACGCAGACCCGGCCAAGGACGGCCCGTTCAGCGTGCCAAATTTCGAGCTGTCCGAGGGGCTTTCCTTCGACCGCCTCACCGACCGCCGCTCGCTCATCAGCGGCATTGACCGCATCCGCCGCGAAGCCGACGCCAGCGGCCAGATGGTGGCGCTCGACAGCTTCCAGCAGCGCGCGTGGGACATCGTCACCGGCGCCGCCGCGCGCGACGCCTTCAACCTCGACGCCGAGCCCGCGAAGATTCGCGAGCGCTACGGCTTCATGCCCGAATACAAGGCGCCCACGCCCGACCGCTGCGGCGTGCCCGCGTGGAGCCAGCGCATCCTGCTCGCGCGGCGGCTCGTCGAGTATGGCGTGCGCCTCGTCACCGTGGATGTCCGCTGGTGGGACACCCACGTGAAGGGCTACGAGACGATGCGCGACGGCTTCCTGCCGCGATGGGACCGCGCCTACACCGCGCTCATCGAGGACCTCGAATCCCGCGGCATGCTCGACTCGACGATGGTCATCGCGTGGGGCGAATTCGGCCGCACACCCAAGGTCAACTCCACGGGCGGGCGCGACCACTGGCCGAACGTCTTCAGCGCCGCCATCGCCGGCGGCGGCGTCAAGGGCGGCCGCGTCGTCGGCTCTTCCGACGCGCGCGGAGGTGAGCCCAAGGACAACCCGAAGCATCCCGCCGACGTCCTCGCCACGATGTATCGCCACCTCGGCGTGGACACCTCCGTGAACTACGAGGATCATCAGGGCCGCCCGCACCCGGTGCTCCCACGCGGCACGCCGATTGATGAGCTGACGGTTTGA
- a CDS encoding terpene cyclase/mutase family protein, whose amino-acid sequence MPHAAIIALAVAVALVQSTFAQQLFIEKSDINPTTIDAMYVKGLRFLVKTQAREGNWKDQPYGSEPAVVGLTVVAMLAHGDDPNYGPYNLSIRKGLEFILAQQNKDTGYIGRSMYNHGFAALALAEAYGAVDDARLGPALQKAVNLILTSQSRNPYSAWRYSPESNDADTTVSGAQMVALFAARNAGIAVPEDAIQKGLKYFTTCQSSDGGIGYTSAAGPNGARTAIAALCFALAKEKTNPAFKSAIDYLERSPGEGHYYHYYLYYAAQAHFHASPASWRTWNTKNIKTLSASQTAEGSWEGQFGSTFSTTASLLSLALNYRFLPIYER is encoded by the coding sequence ATGCCGCATGCCGCAATCATCGCGCTCGCGGTCGCCGTCGCGTTGGTCCAATCCACATTCGCCCAACAGCTCTTCATCGAGAAGTCGGACATCAACCCGACCACCATCGACGCGATGTATGTCAAGGGGCTGCGCTTCCTCGTCAAGACGCAGGCCCGCGAGGGCAACTGGAAGGACCAGCCCTACGGCTCCGAGCCTGCGGTCGTCGGCCTGACCGTCGTCGCGATGCTCGCGCACGGGGATGATCCCAATTACGGGCCTTACAACCTCTCGATCCGCAAGGGACTCGAGTTCATCCTCGCCCAGCAGAACAAAGACACCGGCTACATCGGCCGCTCGATGTATAACCACGGTTTCGCCGCACTCGCGCTCGCCGAGGCATACGGCGCCGTGGACGACGCCCGCCTCGGCCCGGCGTTGCAGAAGGCCGTGAACCTCATCCTCACCTCGCAATCGCGCAATCCCTACAGCGCGTGGCGCTACAGTCCGGAGAGCAACGACGCGGACACGACCGTGAGCGGCGCGCAGATGGTGGCGCTCTTTGCTGCGCGGAACGCGGGCATCGCCGTGCCGGAGGATGCGATTCAAAAGGGGCTCAAGTATTTCACCACCTGCCAGTCTTCGGACGGCGGGATTGGTTACACCTCCGCCGCGGGGCCCAATGGTGCGCGCACCGCGATCGCCGCGCTGTGCTTCGCGCTGGCGAAGGAGAAGACCAATCCGGCCTTCAAGTCCGCGATCGACTACCTCGAGCGCTCGCCCGGCGAGGGACACTACTACCACTACTACCTCTACTACGCGGCGCAGGCGCACTTTCATGCCAGTCCGGCCTCATGGCGCACGTGGAACACGAAAAACATCAAGACGCTCTCCGCCTCGCAGACCGCCGAGGGGAGCTGGGAAGGACAGTTTGGCTCCACGTTCTCCACGACCGCGTCGCTGCTCTCGCTTGCGCTGAACTACCGGTTCCTGCCGATTTATGAACGCTAA